A single Mustelus asterias chromosome 4, sMusAst1.hap1.1, whole genome shotgun sequence DNA region contains:
- the cmtr2 gene encoding cap-specific mRNA (nucleoside-2'-O-)-methyltransferase 2 isoform X1, which produces MCRWLPDSGRAPGAGKMRRSTSRKRPHVEHIVDLSDLSFPVAAEIKELFNKKFTFQNPIVKPWCLSDIGEVQVGECCHFPRLQTLKKLLNDVKNQLSDKELAKWHEHTAFTNRAGKVIPHVRTTMNAELCTQAWCKFHEILCAFPLLPEEALENGELCSVHLCEAPGAFIASLNHYLKSHRIPCDWNWVANTLNPYHEGNGTGMMIMDDRLIAGTLPWWFFGPDDTGDIMDYKYLKGLIEFTHNMKEIHLVTADGSFDCQDNPGEQEVLVSPLQYCETITALMLLSPKGSFVLKMFTLFERSSVCLLYLLNCCFRQVHVFKPGTSKSGNSEVYVVCLDYLGKNVLGEHLEQLVQNFGPDVVQKAWLARATIPESFSEQLEKCCTFFHKCQTKTIQENLSLFGKMNKADDRQMETKRHYAAEFYLQKFQLCRVARDDWVVKRSQAGCSLSSRLSAHKRKKHSGSYNDRQRLAGLGWQERMRKSCLSPEVDQHCPQAHEADHALKGLEGDASYHSWYILKGRRLSRLASSPFCDVELLQNMVEAILQCRTVNREVVFHCNSCRLCTEDLVLGELAALVKEQKEELCVHDRRLVNCLVFGSPEAFSLLKQPSDFHLSHCEAVPPPPNQCTVLHDGEVTYQQWLLDVVFHTLKNCRDGDALMLPILSSFTRFTAGLIFVLQHCFQALDFVCPTSSDALGTLALLLCAGFHHPSGEILAFLENLREQVCQLQESESEQVLQFVPMDLLLRGTLPEFLSALNTAIAKQRLHLLMMATI; this is translated from the exons ATGTGCCGCTGGCTCCCTGATTCTGGGAGAGCACCAGG AGCTGGTAAGATGAGGAGGTCTACAAGTCGGAAACGGCCCCATGTGGAGCACATAGTGGATCTCTCTGACCTGAGCTTTCCAGTTGCTGCTGAAATCAAGGAGCTTTTCAATAAAAAATTCACCTTCCAAAATCCAATTGTCAAACCCTGGTGTCTGTCTGATATTGGTGAGGTTCAGGTGGGGGAGTGCTGCCATTTTCCGAGGCTACAGACGCTGAAGAAATTGCTAAACGATGTGAAAAACCAGCTGAGCGACAAGGAACTGGCAAAGTGGCATGAACATACTGCCTTCACCAACCGGGCAGGGAAGGTAATCCCCCACGTCAGGACGACCATGAATGCTGAGCTTTGCACACAGGCCTGGTGCAAGTTTCACGAGATCCTCTGCGCGTTTCCCTTGCTCCCCGAGGAGGCGCTCGAGAATGGGGAGTTGTGTTCTGTGCATCTCTGTGAGGCTCCTGGAGCTTTCATTGCCAGTCTGAATCACTACCTCAAGTCCCATCGCATCCCATGTGATTGGAATTGGGTTGCCAACACCCTAAACCCCTACCATGAAGGCAATGGGACTGGAATGATGATAATGGATGATCGACTCATTGCAGGTACGCTGCCTTGGTGGTTCTTTGGCCCTGATGATACAGGGGACATCATGGACTACAAGTATCTCAAGGGGCTGATAGAATTCACCCATAACATGAAGGAGATCCACCTGGTGACAGCAGATGGGAGCTTTGACTGCCAGGACAACCCAGGAGAGCAGGAAGTTCTGGTGTCCCCTTTGCAATACTGCGAGACCATCACAGCCTTAATGCTCCTCAGCCCAAAAGGCTCCTTTGTGTTGAAGATGTTCACCTTGTTTGAGCGCTCCTCAGTCTGCCTGCTTTACCTGCTTAACTGCTGCTTCCGGCAGGTTCATGTCTTCAAGCCGGGCACCAGCAAGTCAGGAAATTCTGAAGTCTATGTAGTTTGTCTTGACTATTTAGGCAAGAATGTTCTGGGAGAGCACCTCGAACAGCTGGTGCAGAACTTTGGACCAGACGTGGTCCAGAAGGCTTGGCTTGCCAGGGCTACCATTCCGGAATCATTCTCTGAGCAGTTGGAGAAATGCTGCACTTTCTTCCACAAGTGCCAGACTAAAACCATCCAGGAGAACCTCTCGCTGTTTGGGAAGATGAACAAGGCGGATGACAGGCAAATGGAAACCAAGCGGCACTATGCCGCCGAATTCTACCTGCAAAAGTTCCAACTGTGCCGTGTGGCCCGTGACGACTGGGTAGTGAAGAGGTCCCAGGCCGGCTGCAGCCTTTCTAGCCGGCTCTCCGCTCACAAGAGAAAGAAGCATTCTGGCTCATATAATGACAGGCAGCGGCTGGCTGGCCTGGGCTGGCAGGAGAGAATGCGCAAGAGCTGTCTCAGCCCAGAGGTGGACCAGCACTGTCCACAAGCCCATGAGGCTGACCATGCCCTGAAGGGGCTAGAGGGTGATGCCAGTTATCACTCATGGTACATCTTGAAAGGCAGAAGACTGAGCAGGCTGGCCAGCTCTCCTttctgtgatgtggagttgctgcagAATATGGTGGAGGCGATACTGCAATGCAGGACAGTGAACAGGGAGGTTGTATTCCATTGCAACTCCTGTAGACTTTGTACTGAAGACCTGGTGCTGGGTGAACTCGCTgccctggtgaaggagcagaaaGAAGAACTCTGTGTCCATGATCGCAGACTGGTGAATTGTCTCGTGTTTGGGAGCCCTGAAGCCTTCTCCCTCCTGAAGCAGCCCAGCGATTTccatctctctcactgtgaggctGTACCTCCGCCACCCAATCAGTGCACCGTGCTTCATGATGGTGAAGTCACATACCAGCAATGGCTGCTTGATGTTGTATTTCACACTCTGAAAAACTGTCGAGATGGTGACGCACTCATGCTCCCcatcctctcatccttcacccgCTTTACGGCCGGCCTGATATTTGTGCTGCAGCACTGCTTCCAAGCCCTGGACTTTGTTTGCCCCACCTCATCGGATGCCCTCGGTACCCTCGCCCTCTTACTGTGCGCTGGCTTTCACCATCCGTCAGGTGAGATATTGGCATTTCTGGAGAATTTGAGAGAGCAAGTGTGTCAGCTGCAGGAGTCCGAATCAGAGCAGGTCCTGCAGTTTGTACCTATGGATCTGTTGCTGAGGGGAACCCTGCCGGAGTTCCTCAGCGCACTCAATACAGCCATTGCAAAGCAGAGGCTTCATTTGCTCATGATGGCCACGATATGA
- the cmtr2 gene encoding cap-specific mRNA (nucleoside-2'-O-)-methyltransferase 2 isoform X2 — translation MRRSTSRKRPHVEHIVDLSDLSFPVAAEIKELFNKKFTFQNPIVKPWCLSDIGEVQVGECCHFPRLQTLKKLLNDVKNQLSDKELAKWHEHTAFTNRAGKVIPHVRTTMNAELCTQAWCKFHEILCAFPLLPEEALENGELCSVHLCEAPGAFIASLNHYLKSHRIPCDWNWVANTLNPYHEGNGTGMMIMDDRLIAGTLPWWFFGPDDTGDIMDYKYLKGLIEFTHNMKEIHLVTADGSFDCQDNPGEQEVLVSPLQYCETITALMLLSPKGSFVLKMFTLFERSSVCLLYLLNCCFRQVHVFKPGTSKSGNSEVYVVCLDYLGKNVLGEHLEQLVQNFGPDVVQKAWLARATIPESFSEQLEKCCTFFHKCQTKTIQENLSLFGKMNKADDRQMETKRHYAAEFYLQKFQLCRVARDDWVVKRSQAGCSLSSRLSAHKRKKHSGSYNDRQRLAGLGWQERMRKSCLSPEVDQHCPQAHEADHALKGLEGDASYHSWYILKGRRLSRLASSPFCDVELLQNMVEAILQCRTVNREVVFHCNSCRLCTEDLVLGELAALVKEQKEELCVHDRRLVNCLVFGSPEAFSLLKQPSDFHLSHCEAVPPPPNQCTVLHDGEVTYQQWLLDVVFHTLKNCRDGDALMLPILSSFTRFTAGLIFVLQHCFQALDFVCPTSSDALGTLALLLCAGFHHPSGEILAFLENLREQVCQLQESESEQVLQFVPMDLLLRGTLPEFLSALNTAIAKQRLHLLMMATI, via the coding sequence ATGAGGAGGTCTACAAGTCGGAAACGGCCCCATGTGGAGCACATAGTGGATCTCTCTGACCTGAGCTTTCCAGTTGCTGCTGAAATCAAGGAGCTTTTCAATAAAAAATTCACCTTCCAAAATCCAATTGTCAAACCCTGGTGTCTGTCTGATATTGGTGAGGTTCAGGTGGGGGAGTGCTGCCATTTTCCGAGGCTACAGACGCTGAAGAAATTGCTAAACGATGTGAAAAACCAGCTGAGCGACAAGGAACTGGCAAAGTGGCATGAACATACTGCCTTCACCAACCGGGCAGGGAAGGTAATCCCCCACGTCAGGACGACCATGAATGCTGAGCTTTGCACACAGGCCTGGTGCAAGTTTCACGAGATCCTCTGCGCGTTTCCCTTGCTCCCCGAGGAGGCGCTCGAGAATGGGGAGTTGTGTTCTGTGCATCTCTGTGAGGCTCCTGGAGCTTTCATTGCCAGTCTGAATCACTACCTCAAGTCCCATCGCATCCCATGTGATTGGAATTGGGTTGCCAACACCCTAAACCCCTACCATGAAGGCAATGGGACTGGAATGATGATAATGGATGATCGACTCATTGCAGGTACGCTGCCTTGGTGGTTCTTTGGCCCTGATGATACAGGGGACATCATGGACTACAAGTATCTCAAGGGGCTGATAGAATTCACCCATAACATGAAGGAGATCCACCTGGTGACAGCAGATGGGAGCTTTGACTGCCAGGACAACCCAGGAGAGCAGGAAGTTCTGGTGTCCCCTTTGCAATACTGCGAGACCATCACAGCCTTAATGCTCCTCAGCCCAAAAGGCTCCTTTGTGTTGAAGATGTTCACCTTGTTTGAGCGCTCCTCAGTCTGCCTGCTTTACCTGCTTAACTGCTGCTTCCGGCAGGTTCATGTCTTCAAGCCGGGCACCAGCAAGTCAGGAAATTCTGAAGTCTATGTAGTTTGTCTTGACTATTTAGGCAAGAATGTTCTGGGAGAGCACCTCGAACAGCTGGTGCAGAACTTTGGACCAGACGTGGTCCAGAAGGCTTGGCTTGCCAGGGCTACCATTCCGGAATCATTCTCTGAGCAGTTGGAGAAATGCTGCACTTTCTTCCACAAGTGCCAGACTAAAACCATCCAGGAGAACCTCTCGCTGTTTGGGAAGATGAACAAGGCGGATGACAGGCAAATGGAAACCAAGCGGCACTATGCCGCCGAATTCTACCTGCAAAAGTTCCAACTGTGCCGTGTGGCCCGTGACGACTGGGTAGTGAAGAGGTCCCAGGCCGGCTGCAGCCTTTCTAGCCGGCTCTCCGCTCACAAGAGAAAGAAGCATTCTGGCTCATATAATGACAGGCAGCGGCTGGCTGGCCTGGGCTGGCAGGAGAGAATGCGCAAGAGCTGTCTCAGCCCAGAGGTGGACCAGCACTGTCCACAAGCCCATGAGGCTGACCATGCCCTGAAGGGGCTAGAGGGTGATGCCAGTTATCACTCATGGTACATCTTGAAAGGCAGAAGACTGAGCAGGCTGGCCAGCTCTCCTttctgtgatgtggagttgctgcagAATATGGTGGAGGCGATACTGCAATGCAGGACAGTGAACAGGGAGGTTGTATTCCATTGCAACTCCTGTAGACTTTGTACTGAAGACCTGGTGCTGGGTGAACTCGCTgccctggtgaaggagcagaaaGAAGAACTCTGTGTCCATGATCGCAGACTGGTGAATTGTCTCGTGTTTGGGAGCCCTGAAGCCTTCTCCCTCCTGAAGCAGCCCAGCGATTTccatctctctcactgtgaggctGTACCTCCGCCACCCAATCAGTGCACCGTGCTTCATGATGGTGAAGTCACATACCAGCAATGGCTGCTTGATGTTGTATTTCACACTCTGAAAAACTGTCGAGATGGTGACGCACTCATGCTCCCcatcctctcatccttcacccgCTTTACGGCCGGCCTGATATTTGTGCTGCAGCACTGCTTCCAAGCCCTGGACTTTGTTTGCCCCACCTCATCGGATGCCCTCGGTACCCTCGCCCTCTTACTGTGCGCTGGCTTTCACCATCCGTCAGGTGAGATATTGGCATTTCTGGAGAATTTGAGAGAGCAAGTGTGTCAGCTGCAGGAGTCCGAATCAGAGCAGGTCCTGCAGTTTGTACCTATGGATCTGTTGCTGAGGGGAACCCTGCCGGAGTTCCTCAGCGCACTCAATACAGCCATTGCAAAGCAGAGGCTTCATTTGCTCATGATGGCCACGATATGA